The Virgibacillus dokdonensis genome includes a window with the following:
- the polX gene encoding DNA polymerase/3'-5' exonuclease PolX, giving the protein MKINKKDVIKLMETIATYLELQAENPFKISAYRKAAQALERDDRSLEEIDDFSKIKGIGKGTSAVIQAYIQTGQSKTLQDLEEQVPKGLLSLLQLPGLGGKKIAKLYHELGVTDAEGLREACEAGRVERLAGFGKKTVEKIVAALEEANKRPERLPIAMMLPLAEKLEDYLNQIKEVDRFSRAGSLRRMRETVKDIDFIIATEQPAIVRDHLLAMDGVKNVIAKGETKVSIVMEDVYDVNVDFRMVQKDAFASTLHHFTGSKEHNVAMRQIAKSRGEKINEYGVEVEETGENLTFHSEKAFFNHFDLHYIPPELRENTGETEVFQSPYPLLELSDINGDLHMHTTWSDGAQSLEEMVLRAIEKSYQFIAITDHSKFLKVANGLTEQRLRKQHEEIVRLNEKYPDIHIFSGVEMDILPDGNLDFSNEFLRELDFVIASIHSSFNQPEDKIMYRLEAALENPYVSLIAHPTGRLIGKRDGYQVNVSALIDRAKETNTALEMNANPNRLDLSYQWAREAQEKGVILAINTDAHNYQMLEHMTYGVGVARKGWIKPETVMNTWSTQELIAYFKRNK; this is encoded by the coding sequence AGCAGCTCAAGCGTTGGAAAGAGATGATCGATCTTTAGAAGAAATCGATGATTTTTCTAAAATCAAGGGGATTGGCAAAGGAACAAGTGCTGTTATTCAAGCGTACATACAAACAGGACAATCTAAGACCTTGCAAGATTTAGAAGAGCAAGTTCCAAAAGGTTTGCTCTCATTACTACAGCTTCCAGGGCTTGGTGGTAAGAAAATTGCTAAACTTTATCATGAATTAGGTGTTACAGATGCTGAAGGATTAAGGGAAGCATGCGAAGCTGGGCGAGTAGAAAGGTTAGCGGGATTTGGTAAAAAAACAGTTGAAAAAATAGTAGCAGCACTAGAAGAAGCAAATAAACGCCCAGAACGTTTACCAATTGCGATGATGCTGCCTTTAGCTGAAAAATTGGAAGACTACTTGAACCAAATAAAAGAAGTTGATCGTTTTTCAAGAGCAGGAAGCTTGCGGCGGATGAGAGAAACTGTCAAAGATATCGACTTTATCATTGCAACAGAACAACCAGCTATCGTGAGAGACCATTTATTAGCAATGGATGGGGTAAAAAACGTAATTGCTAAAGGGGAAACGAAAGTATCTATTGTCATGGAAGATGTATATGATGTAAATGTGGATTTTCGTATGGTTCAGAAGGATGCATTTGCTTCTACGCTACACCATTTTACTGGCTCAAAGGAACATAATGTTGCTATGCGTCAAATAGCAAAGTCTCGTGGTGAAAAGATTAACGAGTATGGTGTAGAAGTTGAAGAAACGGGAGAAAATCTTACCTTTCATTCAGAAAAAGCTTTTTTTAATCATTTTGATCTGCACTATATTCCTCCTGAATTAAGGGAAAATACTGGAGAAACAGAGGTATTTCAATCCCCTTATCCACTTTTAGAGCTGTCGGATATAAATGGGGATTTACACATGCATACGACGTGGAGTGATGGAGCACAATCATTAGAAGAAATGGTCTTACGAGCGATAGAAAAGTCGTATCAATTTATCGCCATTACAGATCACTCCAAATTCTTAAAAGTTGCTAACGGACTAACTGAACAGCGATTACGTAAACAGCATGAAGAAATAGTACGTTTAAATGAAAAATATCCTGATATTCATATTTTTTCAGGTGTAGAAATGGATATACTACCTGATGGAAATCTTGATTTTTCGAATGAATTTCTGCGTGAACTCGACTTTGTTATTGCGTCCATACACTCAAGTTTTAACCAACCCGAAGATAAAATTATGTATCGATTAGAAGCAGCATTAGAAAATCCTTACGTTTCACTTATTGCTCATCCTACAGGTAGATTAATTGGTAAGCGAGATGGTTATCAAGTTAATGTTAGTGCTTTAATTGACAGAGCGAAAGAAACAAATACAGCATTAGAAATGAATGCAAACCCCAACCGTCTAGATTTATCTTACCAGTGGGCTCGAGAAGCTCAAGAGAAAGGCGTTATATTAGCGATCAATACGGATGCTCATAATTATCAAATGTTAGAGCATATGACATACGGAGTTGGCGTCGCTAGAAAAGGATGGATTAAACCAGAAACGGTTATGAACACGTGGTCTACGCAAGAGCTGATTGCCTATTTTAAACGAAATAAATAA
- a CDS encoding endonuclease MutS2: MNERMLRVLEFDKIIEQVTNYAATSIGKQALQQTHPSTDMDTVVRLQDETDEATHIERLNKTLPLGGVFDIRPSLKRVSIGGVLSAGECIEVSSTIYGARMAKDFVDRLEEDFPILSAMAKEITPLRQLEQAINRCINDDGHMLDSASEKLRGIRSSIRTLESRVREKLSNFTKTHSNKLSDVIITIRNDRYVLPVKQEYRSAIGGIVHDQSASGQTLFMEPKAVVDINNQLQEAFVNEKREMDRILVSLSNLIAEEVNALEHNVHLLGKMDVIFARAKYGQAMKGTKPIMNDRGFIKMNQARHPLIDPQDVVANDIKLGKDYTAIVITGPNTGGKTVTLKMVGLCCLMAQSGLQIPALDGCELAVFSHVFADIGDEQSIEQNLSTFSSHMTTIVDILKYIDEKTLVLFDELGAGTDPQEGAALAMAILDEVIERQARVIATTHYPELKAYGFNRRQVLNASVEFDVETLRPTYRLLLGIPGRSNAFDISRRLGLSTVIIDHAKSYVGMDSKNVENMIASLEQSQLKAEKDYEQAHDLLQQAENFYEDVKNIWHEWQEKKEKLYRKAEEKADKAIQKAREEAELIVQEIRNMRSEAEWKEHEWIEAKKMLDDAKPELSAKQDTSTPSKKREEKVLEPGDDIKLLTINQKGTVLERISDYEYLVQVGIMKVKVNRKDLHYMGKTKEKYEQPITTIKGSNYHVKTELDIRGERLEDALLKLEKYVDDALLAGYPRVSIIHGKGTGALRKGVQQFVQQHPRIANFRAGEAGEGGSGVTVINLK, from the coding sequence ATGAACGAGCGCATGTTACGCGTACTCGAGTTTGATAAGATTATTGAACAAGTAACCAATTATGCAGCAACATCTATTGGGAAACAAGCATTGCAGCAAACGCATCCTTCTACAGATATGGACACAGTGGTTCGCTTGCAAGATGAAACGGATGAGGCAACGCATATAGAGAGGTTAAACAAAACGCTACCTTTGGGAGGGGTTTTTGATATACGCCCAAGTTTAAAACGCGTTTCCATTGGAGGAGTGCTATCCGCAGGCGAGTGTATTGAGGTTTCTAGCACTATATATGGCGCAAGGATGGCAAAAGACTTTGTCGATCGATTAGAGGAAGATTTTCCTATTCTTAGTGCAATGGCAAAGGAGATTACTCCGTTAAGACAATTAGAACAAGCAATCAATCGTTGTATTAATGATGACGGTCATATGCTAGATAGCGCTTCTGAAAAGTTACGAGGAATACGCTCTTCCATTCGTACGTTAGAAAGTAGGGTCAGAGAGAAATTAAGCAACTTTACGAAAACACATAGCAACAAATTGTCAGATGTTATCATCACAATACGAAATGATCGCTATGTTCTCCCGGTAAAGCAGGAATATCGCAGTGCTATCGGAGGAATTGTTCACGATCAATCCGCTTCAGGTCAAACGCTATTTATGGAGCCAAAAGCTGTTGTTGATATAAATAATCAATTACAAGAAGCGTTTGTTAATGAAAAGAGAGAAATGGACAGGATATTAGTTTCACTTAGCAACTTGATTGCAGAAGAAGTAAATGCTTTAGAGCATAATGTTCATTTACTTGGAAAAATGGATGTTATATTTGCCCGTGCAAAATACGGTCAGGCAATGAAAGGTACGAAACCAATAATGAATGACCGCGGTTTTATTAAAATGAACCAAGCTAGACATCCATTAATTGATCCACAAGACGTTGTTGCGAATGATATTAAGTTAGGCAAGGATTATACAGCAATTGTAATTACAGGACCGAATACAGGGGGGAAAACGGTCACCTTAAAAATGGTCGGACTCTGTTGTTTAATGGCTCAATCTGGTTTGCAAATTCCGGCATTGGATGGATGCGAGCTTGCTGTGTTCTCTCATGTTTTTGCAGATATTGGTGACGAGCAGTCAATAGAGCAAAATTTAAGTACGTTTTCATCACATATGACTACAATTGTAGACATTTTAAAGTATATTGATGAAAAAACACTTGTATTGTTTGACGAGCTTGGTGCTGGTACTGATCCTCAAGAAGGAGCAGCTTTAGCAATGGCAATCCTCGATGAAGTGATTGAAAGACAAGCTAGAGTAATAGCAACGACTCACTATCCAGAATTAAAAGCTTACGGATTTAATCGACGACAAGTTTTAAATGCTTCTGTAGAATTTGATGTTGAGACGTTACGTCCTACGTATCGTTTGTTATTAGGCATACCTGGACGAAGTAATGCCTTTGATATATCTCGGCGCTTAGGGCTTTCCACAGTAATTATTGATCATGCAAAGTCCTACGTCGGCATGGATTCCAAAAATGTTGAAAATATGATTGCTTCTTTAGAGCAATCGCAATTGAAGGCAGAAAAGGATTACGAGCAAGCTCATGACTTGCTACAACAAGCAGAAAACTTCTATGAAGATGTAAAGAATATTTGGCATGAATGGCAAGAGAAGAAAGAAAAACTGTACCGAAAAGCTGAAGAGAAAGCTGATAAAGCCATTCAAAAAGCACGGGAAGAAGCAGAGCTTATCGTTCAAGAAATTCGCAACATGCGTAGTGAAGCGGAGTGGAAAGAGCATGAATGGATTGAAGCTAAGAAAATGCTTGATGATGCTAAACCGGAGTTATCGGCAAAACAAGACACCTCTACTCCCTCCAAAAAACGAGAAGAAAAAGTACTAGAACCTGGTGATGATATTAAATTACTTACGATTAATCAGAAGGGGACAGTGTTAGAAAGAATAAGCGATTATGAGTATTTGGTTCAAGTTGGCATTATGAAAGTGAAAGTGAATCGAAAAGATTTACACTACATGGGTAAAACAAAAGAGAAATATGAGCAGCCAATTACAACCATTAAAGGAAGCAACTACCATGTGAAAACAGAATTGGATATTCGAGGGGAAAGGTTAGAAGATGCGCTGTTAAAATTAGAAAAGTATGTGGATGATGCGCTACTTGCTGGTTATCCAAGGGTTTCCATTATACATGGAAAGGGAACTGGAGCACTTCGAAAAGGTGTTCAGCAGTTTGTACAACAACATCCGAGAATAGCTAACTTCAGGGCAGGTGAAGCTGGAG